The region aagatgtcacaagtctctccataaagatagtgtctccagatcttcaaagcaaagaccactgctgctaactccaagtcatgggtaggatagTTTACCTCATAAGGTTTAAGTTGCCTAGAGGCGTAGGAAATCACTTTCCCATGCTGCATAGGCACACACCCCAATCctctcttagaagcatcactataaacctgaaaacctccactccctgatggcaacacaagtattggagctgacacaaacctcttctttaactcttgaaagctcttATCACGATCATCGTTCCACTCAAACTTAATTCCCTTCCTCATTAGCTGAGTCAATGGAAAAGTTATGGAAGAGAAACCTTCCACAAAATgcctgtagtaacctgccaaacccaagaaactcctcacctccgtcacattgctaggtctgggccaattagtaatagcctcgactttcgcaggatccaactcaatgcccctaccagatacaatatgccccaagaatgccacttcctccaaacagaattcacacttggaaaatttcacaaacaacttcttctccctcaaaatttcaagtacagtacgtaaatgctcctcatgctcctctctgctcctagagtatatcaagatatcatcgatgaagaccaccacaaatttatccagataatcatgaaagacccgattcatcaaatccataaataccgctggtgtattcgtcaacccaaaggacatcacgagaaactcataatgaccataacgagtgcgaaatgcagtcttcggaatgtcttcctccctaactcgtaactgatggtaaccagatctcaaatctatcttcgaaaagtacttcgccccttgtaactgatcaaacaagtcatcgatgcgtggcaaaggatacctgtttctgacagtcaccttattcaactccctgtagtcaatgcacaacctcatggaaccatccttcttcttcacaaacagcACAAGAGCGCCCCAAGGAGACACACTTGGCCTAATAAATCCTctatccaacaactcttgcaactgctccttcaattcttgcaactcaAGTGGTGCCATTCGATAAGGCGCCTTGGAAATAGGCTCAGCACCTGGAACTAGTTCAATACTAAACTCCACCTCTCTATGTGGTGGCAAACCTGGTAGCTCATCGGGGAACACATCTTCATACTCCCTCACAACTGGATAATCCTCGATACGAGGTTCATCCTTCGATGTATCCTTCACGAAAGCAAGGTAGCCATCACAGCCCTTAGACAACAATTTACTCGCCTTTAGAGCAGAAATTAACTTAACATCCCCCTTCGGCTGAGACCCTTGGTATACAAATTCTGGTTTATCTGTATCCCCAAAGATCACCCTTTTTCCTTGACAATCAATTGTGGCACGATGTTCACTCAACCAATCCATACCCAAGATAACATCAAAGTCATGCATCTCCATCGGAAGCAAGTTAACCTTATAATTTCTATCTCCAACAGCTATCGGACACTCTCGATACATATCAGAAATAACAACAGAATTCCCCATCGGGGTAGAAATAGACATATGAGGATATAATAATGAAGGTGCAATGTCAAGATGACGAACAAACGATAAAGACACAACATAATGGGTTGAACcagtatcaaataacacataagcaTCACGTCTACCAACAAGAAGTGTTCCTGAAACGGTACCTGAATTAGCTGCTGCCTGATTTGCCATCAATGCAAACACTCTGGCTGTAGGATTCTGCTGACTTCCACTGCCACTACCACCGCCACCTCCTCCTCCACCAGGGTTGCGTGACACTGTGCAATCCTTTGCCCTATGGGACAAGCTACCACACAAGAAACAAGCCCCAGTCTGTCTGTAACAAGCTCTACCTGGATGATGTCCACCACATGTAGCACAAGGAGCCACTGGAATCATATTGGGGTTTCCCCCATATACTGAGTAACAGCTCTGCCCCTGCTGACGATTCTGCCACTGCCTAGGTTGCTTCTGTCATTGAAActgctgattctgattctgacCAACATACTGATTCCGGCCGTGGAATGACTGGCAACCCCTATTCTGATTCTGTCCGCGCCACTGTCCCTGCTGACCATTCTGACCTCCATACCACTGTCTACCCTGTGCAAAACCCTGATCATCCCTAGTCCTCTTACTACCACTGTTAGACCTGGAAGTCCTGAAATCTATGCGCTCCTTCTCAACTTCTTTGCTGCATCAGCCGCCTCTGCCatattatcaaatttaaaagaaattatggaaCCCCTCAGATGAGACTTCAACCCCCATTTAAATTTATCAGCCCGCTGCGCAGCAGTCCCTGCAACTGTCCCAGCAAATCTAGCCAGCCTTATAAACCTCGCCATATAATCAGTAATGCTCTCATCCTGGTGCTGCATAATAGAATGAAACTCCCTCAAATAAGCCTCCCTATCAGCATTAGAGAAGTACTGCTCATAGAATACTTCCCTGAATCCCTGCCATTCCAAAGCCTCTGCATATTGCTCCCCTTTAGTACCTTTCACTCCTCTCCACCACCTCTGAGCATCGCCCTCCAACTTATACACAGCTAACCTgaccttctgaatctcatcacaacccagtgcatcaaaaatcttctcgagattaacaatccaattttcagcaTCAATGGGAGTCGGTGCTGCACTAAAAGAGTCGGGTTTCTGCTTCACAAACCTCTCCAACCATACAAACGGCTCCAGCTGATGGCCCTGACCATTCTGATTCTGATTACCATTGCCATTCTGATTTCCGTGTCCATTTTGATTTCCCTCTCCATTATGATTTCCTTCTCCATTCCGATTTCCctctccattctgatttccttggtttGCCAAAGCCTGCTGTACACCCTGAGCCACTGCTTGCCCTATCATCTCAGTAAGCTGAACGGGGTCAATATGAAAAGGATCACGTCTAGgaggcatctgcaatataagaTAGCGAACGAATGAAGATTACGAGAATAAATATGATGAAGCAGTTATAAACACATTTCAAATGATAAAGCAGAATGAAATGAAATTAAATAGAATAcccatcctatcgtctacccaaactcacaggtcaacctaagtagattttctacaagaaagaacctaagctctgataccatctctgtaacacccccttcttaaaatagaagggaaatattacttaaaatccataaacctgtaaatagagcactaatatatttctaacaataattaaacagtctaaaatctccaaaataatattaaatctccaaaagTCTAAACCAAATATATAAATGCTGAAATCTCTGATAAGTAATTATGTCTGAATAATGATAGAAGTCTGAAATCCTAAGAACGAAATAAAGggagctctccatcacacagtcccagatccccctaagcacctgccagaaaaaaaatacggcatgagccaaacgcccagtacggatttggaatacaatttataaaacaaaagatcagaaataaataatcgacaattttcaataaaacaacaattttaaaaataagtaaggctgaaacaacgaggggttaggatattttataccgagatcagaacagatacaaatacacacatcatagggtacctaatgcgtgcaacagaatggataacgtgtacggcatatacaatgtcaccataaatcaaatcacaaatcaaactctgggtgcacccacgtatcctaacaaatatcaaatgcgcaaaagctcctcccaagagctaacagaaggatatgccgtgaccaatcacactgtcacggaagtgtcatgtcactggtgccgcaatgacatggctgtagtacccctacagctggttaactcggtataccctatatcacgctaagggttcaaaataaatattctcgcaaaatttAAAACTCACCTGAGATAAATGATACAAATTTCCAAAGCAGgtgggtgtcataaataatttttgaaaaccgcGTAAACAGATAtctaaattttcaaaatcaaattttaaaacaattttcggaaGTTAAAACGGTCAAAGCAAATATTAACGGAATGAACAGAAAGTAGAACGGAatgaatcaaataaatataatggACAAGAGGAGTAGCGCTGAATAAAAGGGGACATAATCCGTACCTCGAAATCGCAACTTAATACTAACGAATTACGCAAATGATCCGCTAATTTCCCGGCCCGAAtctaattataaaaaaaatataatttataattaatattattgctttttttaaaaaaattatttctcAAATAAcccaaaataaaatttatattagtTAAATTTAACAGTTCCTAAGCACGAGTTATATTACTGACACGGACACCACAAACCAGTCATGCTATTATCATACTTTACATACAAGTCTAGTACCAATTTGGAAATGTATGCACTGTGCTAtctaaattaattaaataaagaatgTAGACATATAGCTTAGCCAAGTCAGATAGGTTAACATGATTCACCGCCAAAATAATAATTggttaattaaaaaaataaaaaaataaataacaaaGTACATATGCATACTAATAATAGCATTACATGCAAGGATCTCAAttagtacacaacatatacaagGCATGTCATATGTATATTATAATGACATAAAAGTGACCTTCCAATACCAACTTACCAGTAACAATAAAACCAAAGCAAGAAACAACTCATTTAATTATAAAGGAAAAGATTTTAATTTGACTAACATGTACATACTCACTTACATATAATTGTACAATAATCTCACATTATTTTAACAACTCAAGAGACACATGTAACTTAAATATActatcaattaattaataaaatatgtaTACTTAAACAAATCCATTGACATTATAAAACTATATCCAAGCCATGCATACCTACTAAGAAAACTAAAcaaaaagaaaatattatttattattaaacaaatatataataaaaattattattacaTAACCCCGGTTGAACAAAACACGAGCAACATACCATTTACAAACTATATGAATGAGGGAGTGTACACAAGTCACACGGTGTCATGCTCATCtataataataacctttaagtatTTACACATTCCATATGTTACTCACAAGACCCTCAATATcgataaaatattatataattgtAATTGTGATGCATATACAGCCTACACAAATCAAGTAGATTACAATCCTACATCATGGCAAGCAGGGGAGAAACTATATGTACCCGATTATTAATTTTAATAACAATTCATGAATAATTACCCGATATTGTGGGCACAGAACTATTGTACCGGGATCAGCCTCTGTTCCTCACCTCCTCTCCTCGGTCTCCTCTTCTTTTTCTCGCCGCAACAGTCTCTTGATTATTAGGGTTATAATAATAACATGAGATTTTTATTTAAGAGGTGTGTCTATTATATATAGACCATGTATCACTCCTTTTCCTATTCTAATTACTAACTCAAAAtaaattctttttttttattCTTATTCTAATTTGAATCAAATTcattactaattattattattattattattattattattattatcattattattttAAATCACTGATATTACAGTCACGTCCGGAATGTATTGGAAAATCCCGATGCTGATTTAAGTGAAATTTTTGGAGGAATGCAGGTGGTGGATGGTTGCGAGGATGAACCTCATGTTGCACCAGAAGATCGAACAATCTTTTTAACATTCTCCAAAGGCTACTACCTCCCTGAATCCGAAATTCGAGAATTCTTCACAAggtataaaattaatttaatatgtAATATTCATCCAGATGTATGCAAATCCATAACTATACTATATATAGTGTTGAAAATTTGTTTATGTGGTGAGTAAGTAAATATATGTTTACATGCCTTTCCTTTGTGTTCAGGATTTTTGGCGATTTCATTGAAGTCATCTACATGCAAGATGTGTCGAGTGATGAACAACCATTGTACGCTAGAATGGTTTGCCGTTCTTCTTCCATCATTCCACACATTGCTCCTCCCGGAATAAAGACCAAGTACTCCATTTATGGGAAGCAAGTCTAGGCCAAAAAGTATATCAAGAGAAGTCGTGAGTCCACTTCTGATGATTAGTAAAAAAAACATCTGAACTAGCCTTTTTTCACCTGTTTATGTTAAAGTTGGTGGCTTGTGGTAAATGTTTCACCACTGTTTAATATTGAAAACATGtatgttaaaaataaataatatatttttgactattaaaataatagaattgtgtGGGAGTCTCTAGAATAACCTTGGTACATGTATTAGTATTTTTCTATGTTCAATGCATTGGTGTAGGTTCATGTAATCTCTAGATACATGTATCTTGGTCAAGTGATGTCTATTGGAGTCTAAGAGTTATCTAGATCTTTCTATGGAGTTCTATATAAAGCCTTGTACCATGTCATTTTAATCAAGTAATTTTTCAAGTAATACATTTCTTTTCCTAAATTGTCTTGTGTGAGTTTGAGTGAGATCCTTTCTTCCAAcaaagtggtatcaagagccaaaGGTTCTACTTCTACTTGTCTTCAAAGAAGGCTTGTGTGGTGTAAAGAAGAAGGAGATCATGGCAAATGGAATGTGTCAATGGCAAATGCCAAAGTTCACCAAAGATAATTATGAGAATTGGTGCATTCGTATGAAGGCGGTCCTTGGAGCAAATGATGTGTGGGAAATTGTGGAGAAAGGATTGGAGGTGCCCGAAAATGAAGCAAATTTGAATCAAGTTCAAAAAGATCAACTTCAAGCCCAAAGAAAGAAGGATCAAAAGGCGATCATGATCATTCATCAATGTTTGGATGATTCTATGTTACAAAAAGTGGCTTCCCCAACAACGTCAAAGAAAGTTTGGGATACTCTCAAATCTTCTTTTAGTGGCGATGCTAAAGTAAAGAGAGTTCGGCTACAAACACTTCGTGGCAAGTTTGAGGCTTTCCGAATGAAGGAATCCGAATCAATCTCGGATTATTTTTCAAGGGTCTTGACCGTTGTCAATCAAATGAAAAGCAATGGAGAAGAGATAAGTGATGTTCGTGTTATTGAAAAAGTTCTTTGTTCACTTGACTCTAAATTTGATTACAAAGTTGTGGCAATTGAGGAGGCTAAAGATATAGATGAAATGACTATTGATGAGCTTATGGGATCATTACAAGCCCATAAAGAAAAAATATTAAAGAAGGAGCCAATTGAACAAGCCTTACAATCAAAGTTATCTTTTAAAGATAATAATAGAAGGTATATGAGGAGCCAAAGAGGTCTTGGACAAGGACGTGGAAGATGAATTTTATATGGACAAGGAAGAGGTCGTGGCCAACAAAGGGAGGAAACTCAATAGTATGAAAGATTGTACGAGACAAGAAATTCAAGAGGCCGTGGAAGAGGAAGAGTTACACCAAGGTATGGCAagtcaaatgttaaatgctataattgtcaAAAATTTGGTCATTATGCTTCCGAGTGTCACGCTTCAAAAAATCAAGTGGAGGAGAAAGCTAATTTTGTTGAAGATAAAGGCAATGTTGATGAGCCCACTTTGCTTCTAACGCATAAAGGAGAAGTAAATTGTGAAGATAATGTGTGGTATCTTGATAGCGGCGCAAGTTATCATATGCGTGGCAATAAAAATTTGTTCGTGGATCTTGATGAGAAAGTGAATGGAAAAGTCACTTTTGGAGACTCTTCGGGAGTTCCCATCAAAGGCAAAGGTAACATCTTAATTCGTTTGAAAAAATTTTATTTCAAGTGTTTATTATGTGCCTAGCATGAAAAATAATATCTTGAGTTTGGGGCAACTAATGGAGAAAGGCTATACCATCACCATGAAAGATGGATTTCTCAATTTGAGAGATTCTAATGATAATTTAATTGCAAAGGCGCCTATGACTAAGAATCATATGTTtattctcaaaattcaaaatgATGTTGCAAAATGCCTTAAGGCTTGTGTTGGAGATTCTTCTTGGCTTTGGCATCTTAGGTTTGGGCACTTAAACTTTGATGGACTAAATTCACTATCAAAGAAGCATATGGTGAATGGATTGCCATCAACCATCCAAACTAAATTTGTGAAGGATGTCTTTTCGGAAAACAATCAAGAAAGAGGATTCCAAAGGAATCTATGTCAAGAGCAAAGGAGCCACTTGAACTCATTCACTCCGATGTATGTGGGCCTTTTAATCCTCCATCTTTTAGTAAGAATCGCTATTTCTTGTTATCCATTGATGATTTTAGCCGCAAGACATGGGTGTACTTTCTCAAAGAGAAGTCTCAAGTTTTTGAATGCTTCAAAAAGTTCAAAGCCCAAGTTGAAAAAGAGACCAAGTATCAAATAAAAGCCATTCGTTCGAATCAGGGAGGTGAATTCAATTCAAAGGAGTTCTTGCAATTTTTTGAAGCTCATGGTATTAGGCAACCCGCAACGATTCCAAGATCACCGCAACAAAATGGAGTCGCTGAAAGAAAAAATAGGAGCATTCTTAACATGGCTCAAACCATGCTAAAGAGCAAGAATATGCCTAAGGAATTTTGTGCCGAAGCGGTAGATTGTGCCGTCTACTTGTCAAATAGATGTCCCACGAGAAGTGTTAAAGACATAACTCCGCAACAAGCATGGAAAGGAAAGAGACCATATATTGCTCACTTAAGAGTTTTTGGAAGCATAGCTTATGCACACGTCGATGATGAGCTAAGAACAAAGTTGGATTACAAGAGTGAAAAGTATGTGTTTGTTGGATATGATGCAAGAGCAAAGGGGTACAAACTTTACAACCCCATCAATGGAAAGATTGTTATTAGTCAAGAGGTTATATTTGACGAAGAGAGCTCATGGTATTGGAGCAACACACAAGAAGATTATAATTTCTTCCCATTTgttgatgaagaaagtgaagaaaatATCACTCCTACATCACCACGAGCAACAGGTGATGGACAAACTCCTTTATCTTCTTCAAGTGATGATGACGAGACACCACTAAGACATTATAGAAGTCTTGGAGAAATATACGATGAAACGGAAGAGGTTCCCGCTATTTCCGACTTAACACTTCTTTGTCTTCTAGCGGAAACCGAACCAACAAGCTTCAAAGAAGCCGTGCAAGATGAAAGGTGGAAGAAAGCAATGGACGACGAGATTGAGTCTATAAAGAAGAATGACACATGGGAGTTAGCAACACTTCCAAAAGGACAAAAAGCTATTGGTGTAAAGTGGATTTATAAGGTGAAGAAGAATGCCCAAGGTAAGGTGGAAAAATataaggcaagattggtggccaAAGGCTACAATCAAAGACATGGAGTTGATTATGACGAAGTTTTTTCCCCGGTTGCAAGAATGGAGACTATAAGGCTAATCATCTCATTAGCGGCTCAAAATGGATGGAAAActcatcaaatggatgtgaagtcCGCTTTCTTGAATGGTGTTCTTGAAGAAACCGTGTATGTGGAG is a window of Apium graveolens cultivar Ventura chromosome 11, ASM990537v1, whole genome shotgun sequence DNA encoding:
- the LOC141696349 gene encoding uncharacterized protein LOC141696349; this encodes MIPVAPCATCGGHHPGRACYRQTGACFLCGSLSHRAKDCTVSRNPGGGGGGGGSGSGSQQNPTARVFALMANQAAANSGTVSGTLLVGRRDAYVLFDTGSTHYVVSLSFVRHLDIAPSLLYPHMSISTPMGNSVVISDMYRECPIAVGDRNYKVNLLPMEMHDFDVILGMDWLSEHRATIDCQGKRVIFGDTDKPEFVYQGSQPKGDVKLISALKASKLLSKGCDGYLAFVKDTSKDEPRIEDYPVVREYEDVFPDELPGLPPHREVEFSIELVPGAEPISKAPYRMAPLELQELKEQLQELLDRGFIRPSVSPWGALVLVKEAHKSDTGLEAIRSEVAGGKQTQFHVDDEGVMWLGSTKMYGDLKKHFWWSGMKGDIAEFVGKCFTC
- the LOC141696350 gene encoding uncharacterized protein LOC141696350; its protein translation is MANGMCQWQMPKFTKDNYENWCIRMKAVLGANDVWEIVEKGLEVPENEANLNQVQKDQLQAQRKKDQKAIMIIHQCLDDSMLQKVASPTTSKKVWDTLKSSFSGDAKVKRVRLQTLRGKFEAFRMKESESISDYFSRVLTVVNQMKSNGEEISDVRVIEKVLCSLDSKFDYKVVAIEEAKDIDEMTIDELMGSLQAHKEKILKKEPIEQALQSKLSFKDNNRRYMRSQRGLGQGRGR